A single window of Gemmatimonadota bacterium DNA harbors:
- a CDS encoding PRC-barrel domain-containing protein has product MRQDNPQIMSASTMIGNKVENAAGENLGEVKELMIDRDTGDVAYAVLSFGGFLGLGDKLFAIPWRALELDTERHSFRLGVDKDRLKDAPGFDKDDWPRNPDRTFVDQIHKYYDIQPYYAAR; this is encoded by the coding sequence ATGAGACAGGACAATCCGCAGATCATGTCTGCGTCTACGATGATCGGAAACAAGGTCGAGAACGCCGCCGGGGAGAACCTGGGCGAAGTGAAGGAATTGATGATCGATCGCGACACGGGCGACGTCGCCTACGCGGTGCTCTCCTTCGGCGGGTTCCTGGGCCTCGGCGACAAGCTCTTCGCCATTCCCTGGCGGGCATTGGAGCTGGACACCGAGCGCCATTCGTTCCGCCTCGGCGTCGACAAGGATCGGCTGAAGGACGCGCCGGGCTTCGACAAGGACGACTGGCCGCGGAATCCCGATCGGACGTTCGTGGACCAGATCCACAAGTACTACGACATCCAGCCGTACTACGCCGCTCGCTGA
- a CDS encoding sigma-54 dependent transcriptional regulator — protein sequence MTDATIETEPRTESEAGGLGDQVRVLIVDDEPLVRESIQLCLAPLGHEVTPTAGADHARVAVARKRFDLVLLDLRLNEHSGLDLIPELLDADPSLTIVLMTAHGSVESAVEAMRRGAFDYINKPISPSELQILVRRVAERRRLKQRLQVLEETARDTTPAPVLDSTHPGMARAIATARDVADTDATILITGESGTGKGVLARAIHEWSRRAARPFAPVNCPSLSAELLRSELFGHVKGSFTGATDTKVGKIEFAHGGTLFLDEIGEMVLEIQPRLLRFLQDREYERVGDPEPRQADVRLIAATNSDLERAVSEGDFRDDLYYRLNVIQIELIPLRARPDDIPRLAESFLRFFSARYGKQIEGFTPEALGALREMPWPGNVRELQNAVERAVILARSPRIGVTALPRGGGGGLLDRLGMSDPSELPSLEGMEERYIRHVMEVTDSVEEAAEVLGVAPSTLWRRRRKYGI from the coding sequence ATGACCGACGCCACCATCGAGACGGAACCGCGAACGGAGAGCGAGGCGGGCGGGCTCGGCGATCAGGTACGCGTGCTGATCGTCGACGACGAACCGCTGGTCCGGGAATCCATCCAGCTCTGTCTGGCGCCTCTGGGCCATGAGGTCACGCCCACCGCCGGGGCCGACCATGCCCGCGTGGCCGTGGCGCGCAAGCGCTTCGACCTCGTCTTGCTGGACCTGCGCCTGAACGAGCACTCCGGCCTGGACCTCATCCCGGAGCTCCTCGACGCGGACCCGTCCCTTACGATCGTGTTGATGACCGCACACGGCTCCGTCGAGTCGGCGGTCGAAGCGATGCGACGGGGCGCGTTCGACTACATCAACAAGCCCATCTCGCCGTCGGAGCTCCAGATCCTGGTACGCCGGGTGGCGGAGCGGAGGCGGCTGAAGCAGCGCCTCCAGGTTCTCGAAGAGACCGCCCGCGACACCACGCCGGCACCGGTGCTGGACAGCACGCACCCGGGGATGGCGCGGGCCATCGCCACGGCGCGGGACGTGGCCGACACCGACGCCACCATCCTGATCACGGGGGAGAGCGGCACCGGCAAAGGTGTGCTGGCGCGCGCCATCCACGAGTGGAGTCGTCGCGCCGCGCGTCCGTTCGCGCCGGTCAACTGTCCGAGCCTCTCCGCGGAGCTTCTCCGCAGCGAGCTCTTCGGCCACGTGAAGGGCTCGTTCACGGGCGCCACCGACACCAAGGTCGGAAAGATCGAGTTCGCCCACGGCGGGACGCTCTTCCTGGACGAGATCGGCGAGATGGTGCTCGAGATCCAACCTCGTCTCCTGCGGTTCCTGCAGGATCGGGAGTACGAGCGCGTAGGTGATCCAGAGCCGCGACAAGCGGACGTGCGCCTCATCGCGGCGACCAACTCCGACCTGGAACGTGCGGTCTCGGAGGGGGACTTCCGGGACGACCTCTATTACCGGCTGAACGTCATCCAGATCGAACTCATCCCCCTGCGCGCACGTCCCGACGACATCCCCAGGCTGGCCGAGTCCTTCCTGCGCTTCTTCTCCGCCCGCTACGGCAAGCAGATCGAAGGCTTCACGCCCGAAGCTCTCGGCGCGCTGCGCGAGATGCCCTGGCCGGGGAATGTGCGGGAGCTGCAGAACGCGGTCGAGCGCGCCGTGATCCTGGCGCGAAGCCCCCGCATCGGTGTGACTGCGCTTCCGCGCGGGGGTGGAGGGGGTCTCCTCGATCGGCTCGGGATGTCCGATCCCTCGGAGCTCCCCTCACTCGAAGGGATGGAAGAGCGCTACATCCGGCACGTGATGGAAGTGACGGACTCCGTGGAGGAGGCCGCGGAAGTGCTCGGAGTGGCACCGTCGACGTTGTGGAGGCGCCGGCGCAAGTACGGCATCTGA
- a CDS encoding DUF4403 family protein, whose amino-acid sequence MSRWSDVRERGARLARRHPRALAILSVLAIGGAVWALLSRDDPRLRPAPPAFAGDSAWVPDLPASTLEVPVVYDLSPIVEKLEGVVPRRYGSLDDRVELGSNERASAAFELVRSPFQAHLEGTVAHVAALVRYRGRAWYDPPVLPEVSASCGTGEDEPAPRAWIRLSAPLMLTPRWTLAAEPRVDGVAAATDQDRDRCQITPLQIDVTGRVIDAATSILEDSLPAIRRELASIDLKSHFEEWWRVLSEPIQLDDDIWLIIDPRAVHRGPISGDSLTLVATVGLIAYPRIVLGNRPLTEVAPLPPLDSGDLRPGLHVRATALGDYRVGSRRLTQELAGTEITQAGRLLRIRSVSVRGIGGGRISLEVAVGGAVHGRVFLVGTPRYDAASREIHVPDLDFDVATRDLLVGSLAWLAETPFVELLRTRARWPVEDLVRFATEQLERGLNHRLGDTAQLRGTVDSVEILGVFPTRSALVVHAAARAQAALVVDEDGPASVSHPATLQHGPR is encoded by the coding sequence GTGAGCAGGTGGAGCGACGTCCGGGAGCGGGGAGCAAGGCTCGCGCGTCGGCACCCGCGCGCGCTCGCGATCCTGTCGGTTCTGGCGATCGGCGGAGCGGTCTGGGCGCTCCTGTCACGCGACGACCCGCGGCTTCGCCCCGCGCCGCCCGCGTTTGCCGGCGACTCGGCCTGGGTTCCGGATCTTCCTGCTTCCACCCTGGAGGTACCGGTCGTCTACGACCTCTCCCCCATCGTGGAGAAGCTGGAAGGCGTCGTTCCGCGACGGTATGGCTCGCTCGACGATCGGGTCGAGCTCGGCTCGAACGAACGGGCGAGCGCAGCCTTCGAGCTGGTCCGCTCTCCCTTCCAGGCGCACCTCGAAGGCACGGTGGCACACGTCGCCGCGCTCGTACGCTACCGGGGTCGGGCCTGGTACGACCCGCCGGTGCTTCCGGAGGTGAGCGCCTCCTGTGGCACCGGTGAGGACGAGCCCGCACCCCGGGCCTGGATCCGCCTGTCCGCTCCCTTGATGCTCACACCGCGCTGGACGCTCGCGGCCGAGCCCAGGGTGGACGGCGTGGCCGCGGCGACGGACCAGGATCGGGACCGCTGTCAGATCACGCCGCTGCAGATCGACGTCACGGGTCGGGTGATCGACGCCGCCACCTCGATCCTGGAGGACAGCCTGCCGGCGATCCGCCGCGAGCTGGCCTCCATCGACCTGAAGAGCCACTTCGAGGAGTGGTGGCGCGTGCTGAGCGAGCCCATCCAGTTGGACGACGACATCTGGCTGATCATCGATCCGCGCGCCGTACACCGTGGTCCCATCTCGGGCGACAGCCTCACCCTGGTGGCGACGGTGGGCTTGATCGCCTACCCACGGATCGTGCTCGGCAACCGGCCCCTCACAGAGGTCGCGCCCCTCCCACCGCTCGACAGCGGTGACCTGCGGCCGGGTCTGCACGTGCGCGCGACCGCTCTGGGCGACTACCGCGTGGGCAGCCGCCGACTGACGCAGGAGTTGGCGGGCACCGAGATCACGCAGGCCGGTCGTCTGCTGCGGATCCGCTCCGTGTCCGTCCGCGGCATCGGAGGTGGCCGGATCTCCCTGGAGGTGGCCGTGGGTGGCGCCGTGCACGGACGCGTGTTCCTGGTGGGCACGCCCCGCTACGACGCAGCTTCGCGGGAGATCCATGTACCCGACCTGGACTTCGACGTCGCCACCCGTGACCTGCTCGTAGGCAGCCTGGCCTGGCTGGCCGAGACGCCCTTCGTCGAGCTCCTGAGGACCCGAGCCCGCTGGCCCGTCGAGGACCTCGTCCGCTTCGCCACGGAGCAGCTCGAGCGAGGGCTGAATCATCGTCTGGGGGACACCGCGCAACTCCGGGGCACTGTGGACTCCGTGGAGATCCTGGGCGTCTTCCCCACTCGCTCGGCCCTCGTGGTCCATGCGGCCGCGCGTGCCCAGGCGGCGCTGGTGGTGGACGAAGACGGACCTGCGTCCGTTTCACACCCAGCCACACTGCAACACGGCCCGCGCTGA
- a CDS encoding HAMP domain-containing sensor histidine kinase has product MTTLERAPARSRPEDALRQELLERLAHDLRSPLSAVSTASLLLREHRLTGPQRSQQLRLIDAACHRMSRVMEDMLDLARIDAGAFPLRFAAVSTTSLFEGLDRDVGWLAREAGVQLVPMLAGEPMRHVWVDHRQTARALHAVVQHAIQRTHAGGTVQVRSAERGRGFGVDVVHEGRTLGSAEREHLFDWSWSLPPTERSRAGHPSLALARRILALQGGFIEAVNQKTGPAFQISLPSA; this is encoded by the coding sequence ATGACCACCCTCGAGCGCGCCCCCGCGCGCAGCCGACCGGAAGACGCGCTGCGGCAGGAGCTTCTGGAGCGGCTGGCGCACGATCTGCGCAGCCCCTTGAGCGCCGTCAGCACCGCTTCACTCCTGCTGCGCGAACATCGGCTCACCGGCCCGCAACGCTCGCAGCAGCTGCGTCTGATCGATGCCGCCTGCCACCGGATGTCGCGGGTGATGGAGGACATGCTCGATCTGGCCCGCATCGATGCGGGCGCGTTCCCCCTTCGCTTCGCGGCCGTGTCGACGACCTCGCTCTTCGAGGGGCTGGACCGCGACGTGGGCTGGCTGGCGCGCGAGGCGGGCGTGCAGCTCGTGCCCATGCTGGCGGGTGAGCCGATGCGTCACGTCTGGGTGGACCATCGGCAGACCGCGCGTGCTCTCCATGCGGTCGTGCAGCACGCCATCCAACGGACCCACGCCGGCGGCACCGTCCAGGTCCGCTCCGCCGAGCGGGGTCGCGGGTTTGGCGTGGATGTGGTGCACGAGGGACGCACGCTCGGGTCTGCGGAGCGTGAGCACCTGTTCGACTGGAGTTGGTCGCTCCCGCCGACGGAGCGCTCCAGGGCCGGCCATCCGTCCCTGGCGCTCGCTCGCCGCATCCTGGCGCTCCAAGGTGGGTTCATCGAGGCCGTCAACCAGAAGACCGGTCCGGCCTTCCAGATCTCGCTGCCCAGCGCCTGA
- a CDS encoding DUF2254 domain-containing protein, giving the protein MRARLLQAWGALRESYWFLPAVFSVGAMLLAAGSIAIDAAYGPWDISWLPGSSPDGARAVLSTVAGSLITVAGVAISVTLVALSTTSSAFGPRILTLFLRDRGVQSALGVFAGSFLFCLVVLLFVRSPLETADATPFVPQLALLAGFTTGLTSIGAFLFLVHHVSQMLHVDNVVARAGADLLGGVEDLIGRRKEDGVTPIDTDPEVTRDEGGAIVRADRDGYLQVVDEGSLLELAERWSRVIVLEVRRGEFVTRERVIARVWPGDGLGEDDLEEVLSGFAWGQRRNHGQEVRFQVDQIVQIAARALSPGINDPFTAMSCIDWLEAALKRFSEVPSARWLSQVRDGEPRLYQPATTFADLLEASVGQLVPYAASDLNAARHLARALDRLAQDCGRADCRSLLEERADQLLDACRVRLPDEDAAARVAERLRHVRP; this is encoded by the coding sequence ATGAGGGCCCGCCTGCTTCAAGCCTGGGGCGCCCTGCGCGAGAGCTACTGGTTCCTGCCGGCCGTCTTCTCGGTCGGCGCCATGCTGTTGGCCGCCGGATCGATCGCGATCGATGCCGCGTACGGGCCCTGGGACATCTCCTGGCTTCCGGGAAGCAGTCCCGACGGTGCTCGTGCGGTGCTCTCCACCGTCGCGGGCTCGCTCATCACCGTCGCCGGCGTGGCCATCTCGGTCACACTCGTGGCCCTCTCCACCACATCGTCCGCGTTCGGGCCCCGGATCCTCACGCTCTTCCTGCGCGACCGGGGCGTCCAGAGCGCGCTGGGCGTCTTCGCGGGCTCCTTCCTGTTCTGCCTGGTGGTGCTGTTGTTCGTGCGGTCTCCGCTCGAGACCGCGGACGCCACGCCCTTCGTGCCCCAGCTCGCGCTCCTGGCGGGATTCACCACGGGCCTCACCTCCATCGGCGCCTTCCTGTTCCTGGTCCACCACGTCTCCCAGATGCTGCACGTCGACAATGTCGTGGCCCGCGCGGGCGCCGACCTGCTCGGGGGCGTCGAAGACCTGATCGGACGCAGGAAGGAGGACGGCGTCACGCCGATCGACACCGATCCCGAAGTGACCCGCGATGAAGGCGGTGCGATCGTGCGGGCCGATCGCGATGGCTACCTGCAGGTGGTGGACGAAGGCAGCCTGCTGGAGCTTGCAGAGCGCTGGAGCCGTGTCATCGTGCTCGAGGTCCGCAGGGGCGAGTTCGTCACACGCGAGCGGGTCATCGCTCGCGTGTGGCCGGGAGATGGCCTGGGCGAGGACGATCTGGAGGAGGTTCTTTCGGGCTTCGCCTGGGGACAGCGCCGCAACCACGGTCAGGAGGTACGCTTCCAGGTGGACCAGATCGTCCAGATCGCCGCACGTGCCCTCTCCCCCGGGATCAACGATCCGTTCACGGCGATGAGCTGCATCGATTGGCTGGAAGCGGCGTTGAAGCGGTTCTCCGAGGTGCCTTCGGCGCGCTGGCTGAGCCAGGTGCGGGACGGCGAGCCACGCTTGTATCAGCCCGCCACCACGTTCGCCGATCTCCTCGAGGCCAGCGTGGGTCAGCTCGTGCCCTATGCCGCCAGCGACCTCAACGCCGCGCGGCACCTGGCACGGGCTCTCGACCGACTGGCGCAGGATTGCGGGCGCGCAGACTGTCGCTCGCTCCTGGAGGAGCGCGCCGATCAACTGCTCGACGCCTGTCGGGTACGTCTCCCCGACGAAGACGCGGCTGCGCGGGTCGCGGAGCGTCTCCGGCACGTACGCCCCTAG